In Myxococcales bacterium, the following proteins share a genomic window:
- a CDS encoding PhnD/SsuA/transferrin family substrate-binding protein, which translates to MRIRLLALLLVALALWSCRRQEDQVGSRGAPLVLVLSPAHGADAARVKELEKLLEAESGLELELRVAPSSDAAVRMAGSPNTDAALLTLFEYLFCRQLYGVNAGLRVRRKGGAETHHGELVVKKGSGIAKLTDLDGKKMAYVDRYSTTGYVLAAKLLADAKVNVTPSFAGSHEAALSEVRAGRAAGAATYAGATAGMADLESVATTPEMPNEPVFFRSGLDPEKRRKLAAALSAVAGREDGKRVLGGMANIEGFAPTDDAAYDAAKALIGSIGQSVKNLIPNGWLVANEKESKPGDLAP; encoded by the coding sequence ATGCGAATCCGCCTGCTCGCGCTGCTCCTGGTCGCCCTCGCGCTCTGGAGCTGCCGCCGGCAAGAGGACCAAGTCGGCAGCCGCGGTGCGCCCCTGGTGTTGGTGCTCTCTCCCGCCCACGGCGCCGATGCCGCGCGGGTCAAGGAGCTGGAGAAGCTGCTCGAGGCCGAGAGCGGACTCGAGCTCGAGTTGCGGGTCGCCCCGAGCAGCGACGCCGCGGTGCGCATGGCGGGCAGCCCGAACACCGACGCGGCACTGCTCACGCTGTTCGAGTACCTGTTCTGCCGGCAGCTCTACGGTGTGAACGCCGGCTTGCGGGTGCGCCGCAAGGGTGGCGCCGAGACGCATCACGGTGAGCTCGTCGTGAAGAAGGGCAGCGGCATTGCCAAGCTGACCGACCTCGACGGCAAGAAGATGGCGTATGTCGACCGCTACTCCACGACCGGCTACGTGCTCGCGGCCAAGCTGCTGGCCGACGCCAAGGTCAACGTCACGCCCAGCTTCGCCGGCAGCCACGAGGCCGCGCTCTCGGAGGTTCGAGCGGGTCGGGCCGCCGGCGCCGCAACCTACGCAGGCGCCACCGCCGGGATGGCGGATCTCGAGAGCGTCGCCACGACCCCGGAGATGCCGAACGAGCCGGTGTTCTTCCGCTCGGGCCTCGATCCCGAAAAACGCCGCAAGCTGGCGGCGGCTCTGTCGGCGGTGGCCGGGCGGGAGGACGGCAAACGAGTGCTCGGTGGCATGGCGAACATCGAAGGTTTTGCGCCGACCGACGACGCGGCCTACGACGCGGCCAAGGCGCTGATCGGGAGCATCGGGCAGAGCGTGAAGAACCTGATCCCGAACGGTTGGTTGGTCGCCAACGAAAAAGAGAGCAAGCCGGGAGATCTCGCTCCGTAG
- a CDS encoding toprim domain-containing protein has protein sequence MIGQETIDRVRAHTAIVALVGETVKLQKRGRSFTGLCPFHKEKTASFHVNEERGFYHCFGCGAHGDAFRFLMELEGLSFVEAIRRLAERAGITIVEHHDERERKAEVEARRRQEELYAVGNVAAEFFERMLREHSLGRHAERELEKRELRADDPTGPIADALQAFRIGYAPYGWDALASHLRDAGMSHLAAEQVGLLVPRKSGSGHYDRFRHRLMFAVLDLQGRVIAFSGRALPDPEDAELRSLGVERIGGGAPAEPPAKYVNSPESPIYKKREAVFGLYQAKSAIRDCGVAVLVEGNFDVMSLHARGIKNVVAPLGTAFTAEQARLVKRFAPNVTLLFDGDSAGRRAVIASRDSCKQSGLMAKVATLPQGTDPDELVREHGAEAIRRVVGAARGMLEYLIDTALDSFSGTDAHARAAKLKEITELLAAEDDPAVRALAEQHADRVAAHLGMGDDRTFRALRSSVLAGMRSGEASPPPRAAAPDRARSTAGRAEIEQVIFGALLDYPALLGDDEVLAGVDLVEGDVAGGVAALRQACQDGELQNPELILAKLGPSIHPFASARLAAPRHERLEDARLELLQNVEKLKRLELKRRRSEVVAELQRAASVGDVDQEMALLREHMRRTRERHGL, from the coding sequence GTGATCGGGCAGGAGACCATCGACCGTGTGCGCGCGCACACGGCCATCGTTGCGCTCGTCGGCGAGACGGTGAAGCTCCAGAAGCGGGGCCGCTCGTTCACTGGGCTCTGCCCATTTCACAAAGAAAAAACCGCGAGCTTCCACGTCAATGAAGAGCGGGGCTTTTATCACTGCTTCGGCTGCGGAGCGCACGGCGACGCTTTTCGTTTCTTGATGGAGCTAGAGGGGCTGTCCTTCGTCGAGGCGATCCGACGCCTCGCCGAGCGCGCCGGCATCACCATCGTCGAACACCACGACGAACGTGAGCGCAAGGCCGAGGTCGAGGCCCGCCGCCGCCAAGAAGAACTCTACGCCGTCGGCAACGTGGCCGCCGAGTTCTTCGAGCGCATGCTGCGCGAACACTCCCTGGGGCGCCACGCCGAGCGCGAGCTCGAGAAGCGCGAGCTGCGCGCCGACGATCCCACGGGACCCATCGCCGACGCACTCCAGGCCTTCCGCATCGGCTACGCACCCTACGGTTGGGACGCGCTGGCGTCGCACCTGCGTGATGCCGGCATGAGCCACCTCGCGGCGGAGCAGGTCGGACTGCTCGTGCCCCGCAAGAGCGGCAGTGGACACTACGATCGCTTTCGCCACCGCCTGATGTTCGCGGTGCTCGACCTGCAAGGCCGAGTGATCGCCTTCAGCGGTCGCGCGCTGCCCGATCCCGAGGACGCGGAGCTCCGCAGCCTCGGCGTCGAGCGCATCGGCGGCGGAGCCCCAGCAGAGCCACCGGCGAAGTACGTGAACTCACCCGAGTCACCCATCTACAAGAAGCGCGAGGCCGTGTTCGGGCTGTATCAGGCCAAGAGCGCGATCCGCGATTGTGGGGTCGCCGTCTTGGTCGAGGGGAACTTCGACGTGATGAGCCTGCACGCCCGCGGCATCAAGAACGTGGTGGCACCCCTCGGCACGGCCTTCACAGCGGAGCAGGCGCGGCTCGTGAAGCGTTTTGCGCCGAACGTCACGCTGCTCTTCGACGGTGATAGCGCGGGACGTCGGGCGGTGATCGCCTCTCGCGACTCGTGCAAACAGTCCGGGCTGATGGCCAAGGTGGCCACCCTGCCCCAGGGCACCGACCCCGACGAGCTGGTGCGCGAGCATGGCGCCGAGGCCATTCGCCGGGTCGTCGGCGCAGCCCGCGGCATGCTCGAGTACTTGATCGATACCGCCCTCGACTCCTTCTCCGGCACCGACGCCCACGCCCGCGCCGCGAAGCTGAAGGAGATCACCGAGCTGCTCGCGGCGGAGGACGACCCAGCGGTCCGCGCGCTGGCGGAACAGCACGCCGATCGCGTCGCCGCCCACCTCGGCATGGGCGACGACCGAACTTTTCGCGCCCTCCGCAGCTCGGTCCTCGCCGGCATGCGCAGCGGCGAGGCCAGCCCCCCACCGCGGGCTGCGGCGCCCGATCGAGCCCGTTCGACTGCCGGTCGGGCCGAGATAGAACAGGTGATATTCGGCGCTTTGTTGGACTATCCGGCGCTTCTCGGCGATGACGAGGTGCTCGCCGGGGTCGACCTCGTCGAGGGGGACGTAGCGGGCGGGGTTGCCGCACTGCGTCAAGCGTGTCAAGACGGTGAGTTGCAAAACCCTGAACTTATCCTTGCGAAGCTCGGGCCTTCGATCCATCCATTCGCCTCCGCTCGGCTGGCCGCCCCAAGACACGAACGTCTCGAGGACGCTCGGCTCGAGCTTTTGCAGAACGTCGAGAAGTTGAAACGGCTCGAGCTCAAGCGAAGAAGAAGCGAAGTGGTAGCGGAGCTTCAGCGCGCGGCGAGCGTTGGGGATGTCGATCAGGAAATGGCTCTGCTGCGTGAGCACATGCGCCGTACGCGCGAGCGTCACGGGCTTTGA
- a CDS encoding glutathione S-transferase translates to MIELIGLPYSPWSEKARFALEVRGIEYRAVSYSPLLGEPALRLKLRRFRGPVSVPVLHDGQGEHIADSAAIARWADQRGAGPRLFPAEHSSAITRFIELSERALAAGRGLSLVRMLADDEALAEMVPRPLRARLGRVGVKIAALGVERTRRKYGATRADQQAHERALTLALDELRAAVAASPASGPAKTLLDAFSFADIAASQALAFVSPPSFGLRLGRASRSSFTDPGFSERYADLVEWRDAIYEKFRPRKTA, encoded by the coding sequence GTGATCGAGCTGATCGGCCTGCCCTACTCACCCTGGTCCGAGAAGGCGCGCTTTGCCCTCGAGGTGCGCGGCATCGAGTATCGGGCCGTCAGTTACTCACCGTTGCTCGGCGAGCCGGCGCTCCGGCTCAAGCTGCGTCGGTTTCGCGGACCGGTGTCCGTGCCGGTGCTCCACGACGGCCAGGGCGAGCACATCGCCGATTCCGCCGCCATCGCCCGCTGGGCCGACCAGCGGGGCGCGGGCCCTCGGCTGTTTCCTGCGGAGCACAGCTCCGCAATCACACGGTTCATCGAGCTGTCGGAGCGCGCGCTCGCCGCCGGGCGCGGTCTGTCCCTGGTGCGGATGCTCGCCGACGACGAGGCCCTCGCCGAGATGGTGCCCCGACCACTGCGAGCGCGCCTTGGCCGCGTCGGCGTGAAGATCGCGGCCCTCGGCGTCGAGCGCACGCGCCGGAAATACGGCGCGACGCGCGCGGACCAGCAAGCACACGAACGCGCGCTGACGTTGGCCCTGGACGAGCTTCGCGCTGCCGTCGCAGCTTCGCCCGCATCCGGCCCGGCGAAGACCTTGCTCGACGCCTTCAGCTTTGCCGACATCGCCGCGAGCCAGGCGCTCGCGTTCGTCTCGCCGCCAAGCTTCGGACTGCGCCTTGGGCGAGCCAGCCGCAGCAGCTTCACGGATCCGGGCTTCTCCGAGCGTTACGCCGATCTGGTGGAGTGGCGCGACGCCATCTACGAAAAGTTCCGGCCACGCAAAACAGCATGA
- a CDS encoding DUF4266 domain-containing protein — protein MRCLVLAMTLTLAAASAGCADVAPWQRAKLAHPSMTDTRESPGRAHMTAVQEGAIGGTVGAASGCGCN, from the coding sequence ATGCGCTGCCTCGTCCTTGCGATGACGCTGACTCTCGCCGCCGCGTCCGCGGGTTGCGCCGACGTCGCACCCTGGCAGCGCGCCAAGCTCGCTCACCCCAGCATGACGGACACCCGTGAGAGCCCAGGCCGCGCACACATGACCGCGGTTCAAGAAGGCGCGATCGGCGGCACCGTCGGCGCCGCGAGCGGATGCGGCTGCAACTGA
- a CDS encoding DUF2723 domain-containing protein: MLSDAKPLPMLREAWLFLLAALGAFGIAVPRVCREVMLIGDSAELVTAAHVWGVPRPSGYPLWTLLGHVASTLPLGTVAFRVNLTSALFNAVAIGLVALIAQRLSRSLAGGIAAALSLALSKSCLIGSSFAEVEPLDHLFVALGLWLALRVQDASPERRRVPLLMVCGWFALYLAHHEASLLIVPAVLVWVGRPFVHGLRTNRRFAAEAGAALFLPWLVCELLLFLAARRGPLVAAGDGTTLEGLSRLLARSDYGGWFGAVRLGSVEPAAERVGAVSLLLFESLGPLPLVLAVVGAFALLPKRRRASVVLLLAFVVPGPVFAALSRLGVEGESSLTLLERATAASQLSLVILCGVGVAALFERFRGSLPRAGVLSLVAAVVPALPLMARVADVDPSRDHYGGAFTRDLFRAVPTGSLVLVTGDPYQGATQYACIVEARCAGIDVVAPGLLSQPWRRAEFTRRHPGVHLPGGRMVLARSHELVAEALPTRAVYVVPPLLGRDPELARRFVVLPELLLARLHADADGAKVGAAHFLELAREMTSGKSCEGCALDPKTVLRPSEHVQILMTYSATLENTSRLAFRLGSHELATQLEIEFRALDAVVGAHFTTPAAAVAEPR, from the coding sequence ATGCTGAGCGACGCGAAGCCCCTGCCGATGCTGCGGGAGGCATGGCTCTTTCTCCTCGCGGCGCTGGGTGCATTCGGCATCGCGGTGCCGCGGGTGTGCCGCGAGGTGATGCTGATCGGGGACTCGGCGGAGCTCGTGACGGCGGCCCACGTCTGGGGTGTGCCGCGCCCGTCCGGATATCCGCTGTGGACGCTGCTCGGGCACGTTGCGTCGACGCTGCCCCTGGGAACGGTGGCGTTTCGCGTCAACCTGACCAGCGCGCTGTTCAACGCCGTCGCCATTGGTTTGGTCGCCCTCATCGCCCAGCGACTGTCGCGCTCGCTCGCAGGCGGAATTGCCGCGGCGCTCAGCCTCGCGCTGTCCAAGAGCTGCCTGATCGGCTCGTCGTTTGCAGAGGTCGAACCGCTCGACCACTTGTTCGTTGCCCTCGGCCTCTGGCTCGCTTTGCGCGTGCAGGACGCGAGCCCCGAGCGCCGACGCGTCCCACTGCTGATGGTGTGTGGGTGGTTTGCGCTGTACCTGGCGCACCACGAAGCGAGCCTCCTGATCGTGCCCGCCGTGCTCGTCTGGGTCGGGCGGCCCTTCGTTCACGGCCTACGAACGAACCGACGGTTCGCCGCAGAAGCGGGGGCCGCTCTCTTCTTGCCGTGGCTCGTGTGCGAGCTACTGCTATTTCTCGCGGCGCGACGCGGTCCACTCGTTGCGGCGGGGGACGGCACCACGCTCGAGGGACTCTCGCGGCTCTTGGCACGGTCCGACTACGGCGGCTGGTTCGGCGCTGTGCGCCTGGGGAGTGTCGAGCCGGCGGCCGAGCGCGTCGGCGCCGTCTCGCTGCTCCTGTTCGAGAGTCTGGGCCCCCTGCCGTTGGTCCTGGCGGTGGTGGGAGCGTTCGCATTGCTCCCCAAACGGCGGAGGGCTTCGGTGGTGCTCTTGCTCGCGTTCGTCGTACCGGGGCCGGTGTTCGCGGCCCTGAGCCGTCTCGGTGTCGAGGGGGAGAGCAGTCTCACGCTGCTCGAGCGCGCGACGGCTGCCAGCCAGCTCTCACTCGTGATCCTGTGCGGGGTAGGCGTTGCGGCGCTGTTCGAGCGGTTCCGTGGCTCACTGCCGCGAGCGGGGGTGCTGTCACTCGTTGCAGCGGTCGTGCCGGCGCTGCCTCTGATGGCGCGCGTGGCGGACGTGGATCCGTCTCGTGACCACTACGGCGGCGCGTTCACTCGCGACCTCTTTCGTGCTGTCCCGACCGGGTCGCTGGTGCTCGTGACCGGTGATCCCTATCAGGGCGCGACTCAGTATGCCTGTATCGTCGAAGCACGCTGCGCCGGCATCGACGTCGTCGCTCCGGGGCTCCTGTCCCAACCTTGGCGTCGGGCCGAGTTCACCCGGCGGCACCCCGGCGTCCATTTGCCCGGGGGTCGCATGGTGCTGGCGCGTTCCCACGAGCTGGTTGCGGAAGCGCTGCCGACCCGCGCGGTGTACGTGGTCCCGCCGCTGCTCGGGCGTGATCCAGAGCTCGCTCGGCGCTTCGTCGTCCTGCCCGAGCTCTTGCTCGCGCGCCTGCACGCCGACGCCGACGGCGCAAAGGTGGGAGCCGCGCACTTCCTGGAGCTCGCTCGCGAGATGACGTCGGGCAAGAGCTGTGAAGGCTGCGCGCTCGACCCGAAGACCGTGCTGCGCCCCTCCGAGCACGTGCAGATCTTGATGACCTATTCGGCGACGCTGGAGAACACGTCGCGCCTGGCGTTCCGGCTCGGAAGCCACGAGCTCGCAACCCAGCTCGAAATCGAGTTCCGCGCGCTCGACGCGGTCGTCGGCGCGCACTTCACCACGCCGGCGGCGGCAGTTGCTGAGCCGCGCTGA
- a CDS encoding DUF3570 domain-containing protein yields the protein MFRRARTCFTLLLSAGVLHAEPSSVRWDTSAEVSGYRDSDGVSTLTPAVTAGARDPLSGWSAKGSYLVDIVSAASVDIVATASPHWVELRHAGTLTGRYKPGTWGAGFSAAASVEPDYVSLSGGVTGSFDFHKKNATLELGYAYSHDTAGRTGTPFSVYSLTLTRHDLAGSLELVLDRATTLTPSFELVLESGHQEKPYRYLPLFEASVAYRVSAGASIDEVNQLRLPGRTAESLPDSRRRTALAGTLAHRFHSSTLKLFDRLYADSWGLRASTTDLTWTFELGRRFSLWPHARFHSQGGVSFWERAYVGQIASGTLRVPRYRSGDRELSPLWTATLGPGARWDLGGSDPRAFSAILEVDGSYTRYADALYVAHRYAGFAVAGVEATFQ from the coding sequence ATGTTTCGCCGCGCGCGAACCTGCTTCACGCTGCTCCTGTCTGCGGGAGTGCTACACGCCGAACCCTCGAGCGTACGCTGGGACACCAGCGCCGAGGTGAGCGGTTATCGAGACAGCGATGGGGTGAGCACCCTCACGCCAGCCGTGACTGCGGGTGCCCGCGATCCACTCTCGGGGTGGTCCGCAAAAGGCAGCTACCTCGTCGACATCGTGTCGGCGGCGTCGGTCGACATCGTTGCGACCGCGAGCCCCCACTGGGTCGAGCTCCGTCACGCCGGCACGCTGACTGGACGCTACAAACCGGGCACCTGGGGCGCAGGCTTCTCGGCCGCGGCATCCGTCGAGCCCGACTACGTCTCGCTCTCCGGGGGCGTCACCGGCTCGTTCGATTTCCACAAAAAGAACGCGACGCTCGAGCTCGGCTACGCTTACTCCCACGACACGGCGGGGCGGACGGGCACGCCGTTCTCCGTCTACTCCCTCACACTCACGCGTCATGACCTCGCGGGCTCGCTCGAGCTCGTGCTCGATCGCGCGACCACGTTGACCCCGTCCTTCGAGCTCGTGCTCGAGTCCGGGCATCAGGAGAAACCCTACCGGTACCTGCCCCTGTTCGAAGCGAGCGTCGCCTATCGAGTCTCCGCGGGCGCATCCATCGACGAGGTCAACCAGCTCCGGCTTCCCGGGCGCACGGCCGAGAGCCTCCCGGATTCGCGGCGGCGCACGGCGCTCGCCGGCACCCTCGCCCACCGCTTCCACAGCTCGACCCTCAAGCTGTTCGATCGCCTGTACGCCGACAGCTGGGGGCTTCGGGCTTCCACCACCGATCTGACCTGGACCTTCGAGCTCGGACGGCGCTTTTCCCTCTGGCCCCACGCGCGCTTTCACTCCCAGGGCGGGGTCTCGTTCTGGGAGCGCGCATATGTCGGACAGATCGCGAGCGGAACCTTGCGTGTGCCGCGCTACCGGAGCGGTGACCGCGAGCTCTCGCCGCTCTGGACCGCCACCCTCGGTCCCGGCGCGCGCTGGGACCTCGGCGGGTCCGATCCCCGAGCCTTCAGCGCGATCCTGGAGGTCGATGGCAGTTACACCCGCTACGCAGACGCGCTCTACGTTGCCCACCGTTACGCGGGCTTCGCAGTCGCGGGAGTGGAGGCCACTTTCCAATGA